The nucleotide sequence CTCCGAACGTATAGGTTGCGGATAATGCAAGATTAATCAGCAGCCGGAACCATTCATCCGAAACGCTGAACCAGAATTGCACGTTTGTAATTCCGATAATACTGACCGAAAGTACAATGAACATGCTCCGAAAAAACACATTAAAAATCATTCCGCCCCGCTCATCTTTTCCTTCTTTGATGTAGAAAAAGATAAATATGATCATGGAAATGAAAGCGGTTTGCGTCAAAATGTTATTTGCCAGTTCAATCATCTCTTGATTAAGCATCAGTCGTCCCTCTCTTTATTTGTGTCATATTGAAACACTTCGTTCACGTTCTTTTCGAAAAGCTCCGCTAGCTCAAACGCCAAGATCAGAGACGGCGTATATTTGTTCTTTTCCATACTGATGACCGTCTGTCTGCTGACCCCAAGCCGGTCGGCCACTTCCTTCTGGGTCCAGCCCTTTTCAGCCCTTAGAATAGCTATG is from Bacillus sp. FSL H8-0547 and encodes:
- a CDS encoding helix-turn-helix transcriptional regulator, with the protein product MSQKYNGVLHNRIAILRAEKGWTQKEVADRLGVSRQTVISMEKNKYTPSLILAFELAELFEKNVNEVFQYDTNKERDD